In Osmia lignaria lignaria isolate PbOS001 chromosome 5, iyOsmLign1, whole genome shotgun sequence, a single genomic region encodes these proteins:
- the LOC117607928 gene encoding uncharacterized protein LOC117607928 isoform X5 yields MTLPVSNYQELLIQVRELTHETIRLQRQLSSDLFDNADPPDVNHNFSLGQKNYENGKHLTDNVIRQFEKNKKNETGQNPLTEYNNFRYRPRFCQNLESTEGIRAGELTSRLLTWRNRSHRPTTLQEDTEECQKRAERFSDECRVSHDSAIGVSVEGAGSWRAQRRPHGIELPTPLASVAAHELESSADGAAFNPVVAAATTSARCSLVKNSLKPASSSSTSLPVNAVNFRPRLYLGTVIAETSKEDAMEPEVKEEDERRSSTPSPEIYTRRNKRYNEGGSSEEDNKPDTSVQSHRLPSSYRGTWPIRRDVWANQQMGFSPQQSTSTTVHNDVASVMSFSSNSGTALGCSSEMQGDRRLGAKVDVVYNLLGMLGSTEGREDMSATLLSMSNSIDNCLIMRQSGCLPLLVQLIHAPGQDPETREKASRALHNIVHAKSDERAGRREARVLRFLEQLRDYCQALRTSLETGQVPDDLERHPGPTIAALMKLSFDEAHRHAMCQLGGLHAVAELIEMDHMAHGSECDDQNCITLRRYAGMALTNLTFGDGNNKALLCSFREFMKALVSQLRSPSDDLRQVTASVLRNLSWRADSSSKQTLREVGAVTGLMKAAMEGRKESTLKSILSALWNLSAHCSTNKVDICAVDGALAFLVDMLSYKAPSKTLAIVENAGGILRNVSSHIAVREDYRAIVRERGCLQVLLQQLRSPSLTVVSNACGALWNLSARCPQDQRLLWDLGAVPMLRSLIHSKHKMISMGSSAALKNLLSARPGCNNLVHLDSTARGLGLPTLPTLVARRQRALEQEIDQNLAETCDNIEPSTSPTNKDDKFSFKVDHSFLGINTRTLRSYQLHNQPSTSSIKCNGVARSESRDSMRSITSTHSDTMFERVNRHVLNGLSPTEVQIKQQSSSLHAAVGFDAGMSKEGHKVSSEKKYTLRYKNAIPDRLKSSDGFNGLGDLRCTNSTISWSSAPDQESACSQNLLHSSVEDNLPQGISLKGGSQSSIPDETELNVCTKAEYSTTKTVIDTSSTLSFVGTSSSVKDGFGNVLHQHNSLNTIQKAISPTVSHRTEGNLFSDYAVTDLDQPTDYSLRYAERSLEDEEKQHSHYFPNAEQELIHEDTLKTYYTEGTPHGTSLNCSRAASASDLQDESRQRNSKKLQERNKLQEKDPLKFQSTVKKGAKRSQGLHYFEGNVKDNNIEENAHSSTNGPVSLRITLSQVSPGNLQYHDDDDDKYKASNSTTLIKSVTEEKYETKNVIFEKNEKCEQNFPENGVNSYVISTLKASNDSGYQVSDGDEDDEDLLTACINIGMQNNRHRHSFIGNNFEKVPRNESTLTRYQTSIALDQMECNSSVDSTMNSLDMKQVESEEITDSDICKNQMMDNSANVNIESDYNQSTTKFMQKIVEHEISLKETNKVLQNELDKGSSIMDDDNLCNFSLPSNLRNSPELQETIVFNTEPNQQQYLSGIDTQSNEDISSLVHNDLLDDAINWDNEKASEIKDKVTENLSMQQSYTKVTDSESSESIDSVEQSEHALLELCIQSGPTKTIDNIQNSTMKSNTVNEFRQKRHNDSDEDSKIYNDICEVDGIKKEEIGTKHKTSQRNGDTMKYVEKEEVYRRQRDPDAMIASLDRLTATLVQQTEAIRERDSSAMKQSIISDTWNEDSPNEISFPSISISAPIIASFKSDVPEEQGTITSECVETVSSESGHMTNSKIIQREAIKLAEAVDAEMNRQNEFDTTSMTSMDLEAIKPPSSMGSLLSLTASYAGSGDCSESFVNRDRCNSTSLPPLQVKSVSSTDSRGCRKKSLPLGVVAKRALNQTQSHTGSLENLLNECTGSHLESVKPPSMMDELPDVGDMENSMLSVASITSEIAEIKDHYLHSLTGSDVVFDLLKPVANVLSMTCMRYAEAMQNSGNNSLSECLENINPPSLFNEVCEMDESTVEQATETICSDTLCIDVDLHTEEAPHPIVERIDEVGNDTDEAVTPISSEYCGTSSAESTPRKRAHRNLTPKQKRNLAKERYKTYTIAAEMDKKEKEAERRENAKGEVSRVPRGKCSPFSKLTPKQRRQEDRARFQTQVLENPFPDFNQDQNPQQEIDSTRGQENAEKLESPSPVKSSIPTFSKVPTCKTLIKNRMEQKKNRERYRTRTLNDSECIFREGENGVASGTMEERVSDSPRNIQSDEIQTMLEQNATIVLNTLNESNKADENGEDGLLDCETISLVSNESESERNLRMKFVNGVSKKLIGSCAQQMENVPEPECEIETARSQEDIRYPDAVESESDDESNNTEEPPRETKRPRIIKPGMVRDLSNDSNATDKSDPESPKAIRGRRKALYSNPITRKPTPQSSPLKQVNPVSGIPIGRSNTSPIVRATRATTLRQNNNNPNVATKETAKSNTSTKIPPSSTDAEKRTKILSVAAKRASVPQKGSSLTFTKSVKRHSTPPTCSPSNYQQESKPDLPVKPLERQGTFTKDEPEVENAPTVVSTSSSPIKTKIAKPIRGATSKVHPAVSKPKIAPKTHQAHQSKVTKGAASEKMQSSKALPLMVAPKRLPTGAQTRKLAKEATSKIASLWKKVEESKNKQRFEKPDTRQWVQPGNCANGVDGPSPVGNPPAFRLFRSSTFEGVPQENDHPESNLYKSKLKRPLVIGVQPSKTKYRNSCDLSGMNANDAPCKIPVKSSEPSTYKKDTAEVEDASVILRKPHAESSTADAVDPTKRISRLGSFIRVDSANGADGAAQTHANGGNVRTPASAIVPPFNYNPKQDIPSSQASKVTSDDSEGKFRMTDCHSDIVTASTRVTTV; encoded by the exons GAGGACACTGAAGAGTGCCAGAAAAGAGCAGAAAGATTCTCAGACGAGTGTCGCGTGTCTCACGATTCGGCGATAGGCGTCAGCGTGGAAGGTGCCGGCTCGTGGAGGGCCCAGAGGCGCCCTCACGGCATCGAGCTACCTACGCCCCTGGCCAGCGTCGCGGCGCACGAGCTGGAGTCGTCGGCGGACGGCGCAGCGTTCAACCCCGTCGTCGCAGCGGCGACGACGTCCGCGAGATGCTCGTTGGTGAAAAACTCGCTGAAACCAGCTTCGTCCTCTTCAACATCTCTGCCTGTCAATGCCGTCAACTTCAGGCCAAGGTTGTACCTCGGCACTGTGATCGCTGAGACCAGCAAAGAGGATGCTATGGAGCCGGAAGTCAAGGAGGAGGACGAACGAAGGTCGTCCACGCCAAGTCCAGAG ATTTATACAAGAAGAAACAAACGCTACAATGAGGGTGGAAGTAGCGAGGAAGACAACAAGCCAGACACATCCGTGCAGAGCCACAGATTACCGTCCTCATATCGAGGAACTTGGCCCATCAGAAGAGACGTATGGGCCAATCAACAAATGGGCTTTTCCCCCCAACAAAGCACGTCAACTACTGTACATAAT GACGTAGCCAGCGTGATGAGCTTCTCCTCGAATTCTGGCACGGCTCTCGGCTGCTCCTCGGAGATGCAAGGCGATCGAAGACTAGGAGCGAAGGTGGACGTGGTGTACAACTTGTTAGGCATGCTAGGTAGCACGGAAGGCAGAGAGGATATGAGCGCGACTCTCCTTTCCATGAGCAATTCTATAGACAACTGTCTGATTATGAGGCAATCAGGGTGTCTGCCTCTGTTGGTCCAACTGATTCACGCGCCAGGACAGGATCCAGAGACGAGGGAAAAAGCATCGAGAGCTTTGCACAACATCGTTCATGCTAAAAGCGACGAAAGAGCTGGACGCAGGGAGGCCAGGGTTCTCCGGTTTTTGGAACAGTTGAGGGACTACTGTCAAGCCCTGAGGACATCGTTGGAAACAGGACAGGTTCCTGACGATCTGGAGAGGCATCCCGGACCAACGATAGCCGCGTTAATGAAGCTCTCCTTCGACGAGGCTCATCGTCACGCCATGTGCCAGCTAGGTGGACTGCACGCGGTCGCGGAGCTCATCGAGATGGACCACATGGCTCACGGTAGCGAATGCGACGATCAAAATTGTATCACCCTCCGCAGGTACGCCGGAATGGCGTTAACGAACCTCACTTTCGGAGACGGGAACAACAAAGCGTTGCTCTGTTCCTTTCGGGAGTTCATGAAGGCGTTGGTCTCTCAGCTGAGGAGTCCCAGTGACGATCTCAGACAAGTGACCGCGAGCGTTTTGAGGAATCTGTCCTGGAGAGCCGATAGTAGCAGCAAGCAAACGTTGAGGGAAGTTGGAGCCGTGACTGGGCTGATGAAAGCCGCGATGGAGGGCAGGAAGGAATCGACCCTCAAGTCGATACTTTCTGCGCTCTGGAATCTCTCGGCGCATTGTAGTACGAACAAAGTGGACATCTGCGCTGTGGACGGCGCGCTCGCGTTTCTCGTCGACATGCTGAGCTATAAAGCACCATCTAAGACTTTAGCCATCGTCGAAAACGCCGGAGGTATACTGAGGAACGTGTCCAGCCACATCGCAGTCAGGGAGGATTATAGGGCTATCGTGAGGGAGAGGGGCTGTCTGCAAGTTCTACTGCAGCAGTTACGTTCACCTAGTTTGACCGTCGTCAGTAATGCTTGCGGAGCACTGTGGAACCTCTCTGCCCGGTGTCCGCAGGATCAGCGACTGCTCTGGGATCTGGGCGCGGTCCCCATGCTTCGCAGTCTGATCCACTCAAAGCACAAAATGATCTCTATGGGCTCGAGCGCAGCCTTGAAGAATTTGCTAAGCGCCAGGCCAGGTTGTAACAATCTCGTCCACCTAGATTCAACGGCAAGAGGACTGGGCCTTCCGACTTTGCCCACCTTGGTCGCACGCAGACAGAGGGCTCTGGAACAAGAGATAGATCAAAACTTGGCCGAGACTTGTGACAATATCGAACCGAGCACGTCCCCGACGAACAAAGACGACAAGTTCTCCTTCAAAGTAGATCACAGCTTCTTAGGCATCAATACACGCACCCTGCGCTCCTATCAGCTGCACAACCAGCCCAGTACCTCCAGCATTAAATGCAACGGTGTCGCCAGAAGCGAAAGCAGAGACTCTATGCGCTCCATAACGAGTACTCACTCCGACACCATGTTCGAGAGGGTGAATCGTCACGTCCTGAACGGATTGTCCCCCACGGAGGTTCAGATCAAGCAGCAGTCTTCGTCGTTGCACGCCGCGGTTGGTTTCGACGCCGGGATGTCCAAAGAAGGACACAAGGTCTCTTCTGAGAAAAAGTACACTCTGCGTTACAAAAATGCCATTCCGGATCGTCTGAAGTCCTCGGACGGATTCAATGGCCTGGGTGACCTTAGATGCACAAACTCAACCATTTCTTGGTCCTCGGCACCGGACCAGGAATCTGCTTGCTCTCAGAATCTGTTGCACTCCTCGGTGGAAGACAATTTGCCTCAGGGTATTTCGTTGAAAGGTGGCAGCCAGTCCAGTATCCCTGATGAAACTGAACTGAACGTTTGCACAAAAGCAGAATATTCGACTACTAAGACGGTCATCGACACCTCGTCCACGCTGTCCTTCGTTGGCACTAGCTCTTCAGTCAAAGATGGATTTGGTAACGTGCTTCATCAACACAACTCGTTGAACACCATACAAAAAGCTATTTCCCCGACTGTTAGCCACCGAACAGAGGGGAATCTGTTCAGCGACTACGCTGTTACCGATCTGGATCAACCCACCGATTACAGTTTGCGTTACGCTGAGCGTAGCTTGGAGGATGAAGAGAAACAACATTCGCATTATTTCCCAAACGCGGAGCAGGAGCTGATTCACGAGGACACATTGAAGACTTATTACACCGAGGGAACGCCTCATGGCACGTCTTTGAATTGTTCCAGAGCAGCCTCTGCCTCGGATCTGCAGGATGAGAGTCGACAGAGGAACTCGAAGAAATTGCAAGAACGAAATAAGTTGCAAGAAAAGGATCCATTGAAATTTCAGAGTACGGTGAAAAAGGGTGCTAAAAGAAGTCAGGGATTGCATTATTTTGAAGGGAATGTTAAGGATAATAATATTGAAGAGAATGCTCATTCGTCTACAAATGGTCCAGTAAG TTTGAGGATTACACTTTCGCAAGTATCCCCAGGTAATTTACAGTaccatgatgatgatgatgataagtACAAAGCATCCAACTCAACAACTCTAATTAAATCAG TCACAGAAGAGAAATATGAAACTAAAAATGTTATatttgaaaagaatgaaaaatgtgAGCAAAATTTTCCTGAAAACGGAGTTAATTCTTACGTGATCAGTACACTGAAGGCTTCTAATGATTCAGGAT ATCAAGTCAGTGATGGGGATGAGGACGATGAAGATCTGCTTACAGCTTGCATTAATATTGGAATGCAAAATAACag ACACAGGCATTCGTTCATAGGAAATAATTTTGAGAAGGTTCCACGAAATGAGAGCACTTTAACCAGGTACCAAACAAGCATAGCACTCGATCAGATGGAGTGCAACTCATCAGTCGATTCTACCATGAACAGTCTTGATATGAAACAAGTGGAATCTGAAGAAATAACAGATTCAGATATTTGTAAAAATCAAATGATGGATAATTCAGCAAATGTAAATATTGAATCTGATTATAACCAAAGTACAACGAAATTTATGCAAAAG ATAGTGGAACACGAAATCTCGCTGAAAGAAACGAATAAAGTTTTACAGAATGAATTGGATAAAGGGAGTTCAATAATGGACGACGATAATCTGTGTAACTTCTCTTTACCCTCGAATCTGAGAAACAGTCCAGAACTACAGGAAACGATAGTTTTCAATACTGAACCGAATCAACAGCAATATTTGTCCGGTATAGATACTCAGTCTAACGAAGATATATCATCTCTGGTTCACAATGATCTCCTCGACGATGCTATCAACTGGGACAACGAGAAAGCATCAGAAATAAAGGACAAAGTTACAGAGAACTTGTCCATGCAACAGTCTTACACAAAAGTAACAGATTCTGAAAGCAGCGAATCCATCGATTCCGTGGAACAATCTGAACACGCGCTTTTAGAATTGTGCATACAGTCTGGACCAACGAAGACCATTGACAACATTCAAAACAGCACGATGAAATCCAATACGGTCAATGAATTTAGACAGAAACGGCATAACGATTCGGATGAGGATAGTAAAATATACAACGACATCTGTGAAGTGGATggtattaaaaaagaagaaattggcACAAAGCACAAAACGTCACAGAGAAATGGAGATACGATGAAGTacgttgaaaaagaagaagtgtATCGTCGTCAGCGAGATCCCGATGCCATGATCGCCTCGCTGGATCGGTTAACAGCGACCCTGGTGCAACAAACGGAAGCGATACGAGAACGGGACTCTAGTGCAATGAAACAGAGCATAATAAGCGATACATGGAACGAAGATTCTCCTAATGAGATTTCTTTTCCGAGTATCAGCATCAGCGCTCCCATCATAGCCTCGTTCAAGAGCGACGTACCAGAGGAACAAGGTACGATCACCTCCGAATGCGTAGAGACGGTTAGCAGCGAGAGTGGACACATGACTAACTCGAAGATCATTCAGAGAGAGGCAATCAAATTGGCGGAAGCGGTTGACGCGGAAATGAACAGGCAAAACGAATTCGACACGACCAGTATGACGTCCATGGATTTGGAAGCGATCAAGCCTCCATCCTCCATGGGTAGCTTGTTGTCTTTGACGGCCAGTTACGCTGGTTCAGGTGACTGCAGCGAATCGTTCGTTAATCGAGACAGGTGCAATTCAACGTCCCTTCCTCCACTCCAGGTGAAGAGCGTGTCCTCCACAGACTCTCGAGGTTGTCGCAAGAAGTCCCTTCCCCTTGGTGTCGTAGCCAAGCGAGCTCTTAATCAAACTCAGAGTCACACAGGGAGCTTGGAGAATCTGTTGAACGAATGCACTGGCTCCCACTTGGAGAGCGTCAAACCACCTTCGATGATGGACGAGTTACCAGACGTCGGTGACATGGAGAACAGCATGCTGAGCGTCGCTAGTATCACGTCGGAAATTGCAGAGATTAAAGATCATTATTTGCACAGTCTAACCGGAAGCGACGTTGTGTTCGACTTGTTGAAACCCGTTGCGAACGTGCTGTCCATGACCTGCATGCGTTACGCCGAAGCTATGCAGAACAGCGGGAACAACAGCCTGAGCGAGTGTTTGGAGAACATCAACCCTCCTTCTTTGTTCAACGAAGTCTGCGAAATGGACGAATCGACGGTGGAGCAGGCGACTGAAACGATCTGCAGCGATACCTTGTGCATCGACGTGGATTTGCACACGGAAGAAGCTCCGCATCCGATCGTAGAAAGGATCGACGAAGTGGGCAACGACACTGACGAGGCTGTTACTCCTATCTCGTCAGAGTATTGCGGCACTAGCTCGGCCGAATCTACGCCCAGGAAACGGGCGCACAGAAACCTGACACCGAAGCAGAAACGAAATTTGGCCAAGGAGAGGTACAAGACGTACACCATAGCAGCTGAGATGGATAAGAAGGAGAAAGAAGCAGAGCGACGAGAGAACGCAAAGGGTGAAGTGAGTAGAGTCCCACGTGGAAAGTGTTCACCTTTTTCCAAGCTGACGCCTAAGCAACGTAGACAGGAAGACAGAGCCAGGTTCCAGACGCAGGTACTAGAAAATCCTTTTCCTGACTTCAACCAAGATCAGAACCCTCAGCAAGAAATTGATAGTACTCGTGGTCAGGAGAACGCTGAGAAATTAGAATCACCATCCCCTGTTAAATCCTCTATTCCCACATTTTCCAAAGTTCCCACCTGTAAAACGTTGATCAAAAACCGCAtggagcagaagaagaacagggaAAGGTATCGCACAAGAACCTTGAACGACTCAGAGTGTATTTTCAGAGAGGGAGAGAACGGTGTCGCATCAGGTACTATGGAAGAAAGAGTATCCGACTCACCGCGTAACATTCAATCCGATGAAATCCAAACCATGTTAGAACAGAACGCCACCATTGTACTGAATACTTTGAACGAATCGAATAAGGCGGACGAGAACGGTGAGGATGGGTTACTGGATTGCGAGACTATAAGTTTAGTGTCCAATGAATCAGAGTCGGAACGAAATCTGCGAATGAAATTCGTCAATGGTGTTTCCAAGAAACTGATAGGCTCTTGTGCACAGCAGATGGAAAACGTACCAGAACCAGAGTGTGAAATTGAAACAGCCAGGTCACAGGAGGACATCAGGTATCCCGACGCGGTAGAAAGCGAAAGCGACGACGAATCGAATAACACGGAGGAACCACCTAGAGAAACAAAGAGGCCGCGAATAATCAAGCCAGGAATGGTAAGGGATCTCAGCAACGATTCGAACGCCACGGACAAGTCAGACCCAGAGAGTCCAAAGGCTATTCGTGGCAGAAGGAAAGCTCTGTACTCGAACCCAATAACCCGAAAGCCAACGCCACAATCATCTCCGTTAAAACAAGTGAACCCTGTCAGTGGGATACCCATAGGGCGCAGCAACACTTCCCCCATCGTCAGAGCTACCAGAGCCACCACGCTCAGACAAAACAACAACAACCCAAACGTCGCAACGAAAGAGACTGCCAAGTCAAACACGAGTACTAAAATACCTCCTAGTTCAACGGACGCAGAGAAGAGAACGAAAATCTTATCAGTAGCTGCGAAGAGGGCGTCGGTTCCTCAGAAAGGATCCTCACTGACCTTCACAAAGTCTGTGAAAAGACATAGCACACCTCCAACGTGTTCTCCCTCCAACTATCAACAAGAGAGCAAACCGGACCTTCCTGTTAAACCCCTAGAAAGACAGGGTACATTTACCAAAGACGAACCAGAAGTGGAGAACGCCCCCACGGTGGTCTCTACATCCTCCTCACCCATAAAAACGAAGATCGCGAAACCGATTAGAGGTGCCACCTCCAAGGTACATCCGGCGGTAAGCAAACCTAAGATCGCACCGAAGACTCATCAAGCGCACCAGTCGAAGGTGACGAAGGGAGCTGCTTCAGAGAAGATGCAGTCTTCCAAAGCGTTGCCGTTGATGGTGGCTCCTAAACGATTGCCCACAG GTGCGCAGACGAGGAAACTGGCCAAGGAGGCGACCAGTAAAATAGCGAGTCTCTGGAAGAAAGTAGAGGAAAGTAAGAACAAGCAACGGTTCGAGAAACCGGACACCAGGCAATGGGTGCAACCTGGCAATTGTGCCAACGGCGTGGACGGTCCTTCCCCGGTCGGTAATCCACCAGCTTTCAGATTGTTCCGCAGTTCGACGTTCGAGGGAGTGCCCCAAGAGAACGATCACCCGGAATCGAATTTATACAAGTCGAAGTTGAAGAGACCTTTGGTTATCGGCGTGCAACCCAGTAAAACTAAGTACAGAAATTCGTGTGACCTGAGTGGAATGAATGCGAACGATGCTCCCTGCAAGATACCCGTCAAGTCTAGCGAACCCTCCACGTACAAAAAGGACACGGCAGAAGTAGAGGACGCCTCGGTTATTTTACGGAAACCGCACGCTGAGTCTTCCACAGCGGATGCGGTGGATCCTACGAAACGTATATCGCGCCTAGGTTCCTTCATAAGAGTAGATTCGGCAAATGGCGCAGATGGCGCTGCACAAACGCACGCAAATGGCGGCAATGTTCGTACACCCGCATCCGCTATCGTACCTCCCTTCAATTACAATCCGAAACAGGATATTCCTTCTTCGCAGGCAAGCAAAGTGACGTCCGACGATAGCGAAGGAAAATTTCGAATGACGGATTGTCACAGCGACATCGTCACTGCTTCTACGAGAGTGACGACAGTATAG